In Cyclobacteriaceae bacterium, the DNA window CAAAGATTTGAATTCGGGATTGCCCTGAAGATACTGATCGAGTGCTCCAGCAACACAGCATCGCGGTCTCCTGAAACAATCATAACAGGCGCCTTGATCTTCTTTAATTGTGCGTAGTCGATATGAGGATTATCCACCATCAGCTTGATGTGCTTTCTCATCAGCGTATCCGGGATGGATGGATATTTCTTCATGAAATCAACTAATACCGGTTCCAATGCGGTACGATCCGGAAAGATATTAGCGCCACTCGCCACCAGCCTCTTTACTCTTGCCGGATATGTATAGCCCATGATCAGACCGATGATACCTCCATCGCTATGACCCCAGATGTATGCTGAATCAATTTTCAACTGACCCATAAGTTCATTCACATCCGAAGCCATCATCTCATAATTCAACTCTTTGGAGCAGCCACTTTTGCCATGACATCTGCTGTCGATCGCAATGACTTTATATTTATCGCTGAGGGATTTAAGCATGTTGGCCCGGGAGCCAATCGATCCACCATTGCCGTGCAGCAGCACCAGCGGCGGACCGCTTCCATACACCTCATAGTACAATTTGATACCATTGACATTGGCAAATTTGCCATCTTTGGAGTTGCCATACGGTACCCCGGATTGGGCGGCCAGCATTCCCGAGATCATCAAACACAGTAAAAAGGAGATTGTTTTTTTCATTGTCTATCGATTTTAAACATTCAAATGTATTGTCACGTTCTAACCCATAATTGTACATTTTGGACATGCAGATAGAATTGTTTCCTTCCAATCGCAAAGACCTCAGTCAATTGATTGAAACATATTATTGTGTCAGAAGCCCGGAGCCCATCGATGCAAGCACAGTTCCCAACGGCAGACCGGACGGATCGATTCTTCTCGAAGGTCAACTGGAATGGTATTTTCCTGACAAAGGCACCTTTGAACTTCTGCCTCCCTGCACACTTTACCCTGCCACTACTAACGGTGGTCGCGCCCGCACCGATGGGCCTACCGTTTGCCTGGCAATCAAATTCTTTCCCAAACTCTTTACACTGAACGGACTGAACACTGCAATGATCAAAGGCCCGATCGGCTTTCAGGATATATTCAGCTCTCAGGAAAGAGTGGATAAGTTGTTACGTGATTTGAAAGCCCAGACTTCCCATGATGCTCATGCAGTTATTCTGGATGACTACTTTATCGAATGTCTCCTGACAGCAGATACCGATGCCTGGCTGACAGAAGTATTCAGACTCGTTGAGAAAGATGATACAGCACCCTTGAAGATCGAGAGCATTGCAGATCATCTTGGGATCAACATCAAAACGCTGGAGCGGAAATTCAAGAAAGCTACCGGACTCAGTCCGAAGGAGTTTATTTCTTTTACTCAACTTCAGAAGACCTTGCATGAAATTATAAAAGAACCTGCAGTTCATGGAAAGTTCACAGCATCACTTGGAGCCGGCTATCACGATCAGTCTCACTTTATTAAAACCTGTCAAAGGATCACAGGCCACACGCCCAAGAAGCTTATGTCTCAGCTTGTTTCCAAAAAGAGTGATCTGCTGATCCATCCAAAAACAAAAAGCTGATCTCTTTAAAGTATCAATTGACTTTCGTTGGAACAACTACTTTAGCCTTTGAGCTGAACAAAGTTCCATCGCTGGATTTATAACCAAGCAATTCATCGACCGCGGCGCGCTGCTCATAGTCAGGATAATACAGCGTGTCATTCTTCAGGTAGTAATCCGATTCACTTTCACTCTGCATCCCACCTTCAAGGATCTTGAAAAGGTGAAGCTGTTGATTGACTTTCACCCTCAGCCAGTCTTTGCCGTTGGGCGATGTGAAGACAGGTTCAAAGGCTGAGAGCTTTTCATACACGATGGCATGAATGGTAAAGTAAACATCTCCGGGCTCGACACCCAGGACTGTGTCATCCATCCACCTGACCAGCTTGTTCGATTCGATGGGCTTTGCATACAGGTCCCTGACAAAATCAACGATGGCATTATAATCCTCTTTGGAAAATAAGTTTGGATCAAGATACAATGTGTGAGGCGCCTGAGTTGGAAGAAGCTTGTAGCGGTCATGAAGAACGGTATCAATGATCACATACTCAGTATTCTTTAAAATATCGGGATCTACCGGAAAGGTGTTAAGTTCTTCCGACGCAAATCCCACAAGGACCTTCTTATCATCTGAATTAACAGGTGTGTATAAGATCTGCCGGCTCCGGATGGTAGTCTCTATGGTCTTTTTGGAAAAAGATTCAAAACGGTATTTGGCGCCTTTGTAATCAAGGTCTTCCGACTGGTCGAGCTTTTGGCGGCACGACCATAAAAAAGCGCTTACCAGAATTATAACAACGAGAGCAATGAGTCCTGCGGTCATCGATTTGAAGGGGGAAAGGGAAATCATAAGTTCGATTTGATATAAATAAAGGGGTATTATCTCAAAATCACAACGCTGAGAGAATGTTTCCAACCTTCATTCATGAACCTGTGTCTAAAACAAAAAGCACATTCATATGAAACATCTTTGGTCCCTCCTTCTTATTGCTGGCTTCATCATGACGTTAGCATTCTCTTGTGACAAGAGAAATGAAGTGATTGTTCCCGCCGACTCTCCCTCACCGGTTGTTGAAGTCTATGCACCCTCCACGGTCATGCTGGGGCAATCCATAAGCTTCAATGTTCGTCATCAGGTATTCAATGGATGCGGAAGATACTCAAGAAATGAAGTTACGGAGAGTGGAAAGACCTGGCATATTACCTTCTATGGAAAATATCCGAGCACCGGAGCGTGCACTGATATTATTGCAACACTGGAGACACCCTTTCAATTTACTCCCACCCAGACGGGACAATACATTCTGAAATTCAAGCAGGGAGATCAGTACATTGACACGATCATTCAGGTAAACTGATTAATTAGTATTACAGATCGATCTTCAGTCCTACGGGGCAATGATCCGATCCATGATACTGATCATAGATCACTGCATCTTTCACAGCAGGCATGACACGGTGGTCCACAAGGAAGTGATCGATACGCCATCCGATGTTCTTGTTCCTGCCGTCGATCACAAAGCTCCAGTACGTGTACTTGATCTCTTTGGGATAGAAATGACGATAGGTATCCACGACACCTGAATCAAGAAGACGGGTAAATCCATCAATCTCTTTCTGCGTGTAGCCGGCAGATTTATTATAGTTTTCTTTTGGTCGGGCAAGATCAATGGCTGCATGCGCAACATTGAAGTCACCACAGGCAATCACCGGCTTGCGCTTTCTCAGCCAGGTCATATAGGTCATGAACTCAGCATCCCATCGCTCGCGATAATCCAGTCGCGCAAGACCATCCCCTGAGTTGGTGGTATAAACGGTTACCAGAAAATAATTAGTGAACTCAGCTGTGATCACCCTTCCCTCTTCATCAAACTCACCCATCCCCATATCGTAAGTAACATTGACGGGCTCTTCTTTGGTGAGAATGGCGGTTCCCGAGTATCCTTTCCTCGCTTTGGATGAATTCACAAACACATGATATCCCTTCAATGCTTCCAGTGCCTCCAGGGTATCCTCCTCACTGGCTTTGGTTTCCTGAAGGCAGAGGATATCCGGCTTCATGGCCTTCACACTATTCAGAAATTCTTTTTTCATGATAGCACGAATGCCGTTGACGTTCCAGGAGACAAAGTGAAGAAGCATAGATCTGTTTAAGAATTAAAAATGCACAATTAAAATTTAAAAACGATAACGGACAAAAGCTTCCATGGCTTCATACTCGGCAAGACCAAGAGCATTGTAAGCGGCGGCGGTAGCATGGTTGCGATCTTCAGCCCGCACCCAGAACTCACGCTTGTCGTTACCGGGAAACACAGCGCTGTCTTTTTGCGACTGATGTTTGAATACTGCACGACGCTTGCGCATCAGTTCATCCGGACTCAAAGGTATTGCCATTTCGATCTGATCGATATCCCACTCCTGCCACGCTCCCCTGTACAACCATACATAACAATCCTTCATCCAGGTTTTCTTCTTCAACCTTCTCAGCGCTTCAAAGATGGCAGCCAGGCACACCCGATGTGTCCCGTGCGGATCCGACAGGTCACCCGCTGCATAGATCTGATGAGGTTTGATCTCTTCAATGAGATCAACAATGATCCTGATATCCGCTTCACTCAATGGTTTCTTCTTCACCGTGCCGGTTTCATAGAATGGCATATCAAGAAAATGAGCCTGTGAATCCGGAATACCGGTATAGCGGCATCCTGCTTTCGCCTCACCCCTGCGGATAAGTCCCTTGATAGTCATGACTTCGGGTGTATCTACCATGCCCGGCTTTTTCTTCCTGATAGAATCCAGTGTCTTCTTATAGAATTTCTCACCGTCGGACTTCTTTAATCCAAATGCTTCGTTAAAATCTCTTACAAAGTCAGCAAAGCGAACGGCGTCATCATCAAACACTGCAATGTTTCCGGAAGTCTGATAGGCAACATGCACTTTATGTCCCTGATCTACCAGTCGTATGAAAGTCCCCCCCATGGAGATCACATCATCATCGGGGTGCGGACTGAAAATAATAACCTTCTTGGGGAAAGGCCTGGCACGTTCAGGACGATTGGTGTCATCGGCCTTGGGCTTGCCTCCGGGCCAACCGGTAATGGTATGCTGAAGGTGATTGAATACTTTAATATTAACATTATAAGCAGAGCCGTACTCTGTGATAAGGTCGGCCATACCATGTTCGGCATAATCGTGATTCGTCAGCTTCAGGATGGGAAGCTTTACTTTCTGACATAACCATACAACTGCTTTGCGGATCAGTTCGTCATTCCAGTCGCAACTGTCAAGAAGCCAGGGAGTGTTTACTTTGGTCAGATGAGATGATGCTGCTTCATCCAGCACTACTAATACATTGGAGTGCTTTTGCAGATAGGTTGATGGCACCTGATCTGTAAGAGGACCTTCAACAGCTTTCTGAACAATCGGAGCTTTACCTTCTCCCCATGCCATCATGATGATCTGCCTGGATTTGAGGATCGTACCCACACCCATGGTGAGTGCATTCTTTGGAACATTCTCTTCACCAAAGAAATCGCTGGCAGCATCCATGCGTGTCACCTGATCCAGTGTGATCATGCGCGTTGCTGATCGTTCGGAAGATCCAGGTTCATTGAATCCGATGTGTCCCGTTCTTCCGATGCCCAGAATCTGGATATCGATCCCTCCCAGACTTTCAATTTTCTTATCGTAGGCTTTACAGAAAGCAGCGACCTTGTCCTTGGAGATTGTACCGTCAGGGATATTGATATTCTTTTTGGGGATATCAACATGATCGAACAAATGTTCCCGCATGAATCTGACATAGCTCTGCAATGAGTCAGGCTGCATGGGAAAATATTCATCAAGGTTGAACGTGATCACATTATAAAAGCTGAGACCACCCTGATGAAGCTTCACCAGCTCTTCATACACGCGTGTGGGTGTCGAACCTGTGGCAAGTCCCAGCACTACATTCTTCTTCTCCCGCTGACGCTGTTTGATGAGTGTGGCAATTTCTTTCGCAACAAAGACAGAGGCATCTTCCGATGTGCCGAAGATCTTTACAGGAACTTTTTCAACAGAATGATCAGATAACATATTTGTTGATTTGTGAATGATGATAAATATTAGTCAGGAAAAGAGATTTTACCGAGATGAACGGATGGCACCTTTGCTCTCGCTCCGAAATCTATCCGCTTGCCCGCAAGTGTTTCATTTGCCAGCACGGCAAACAATATAGCTTCCTTTGCATCACCGTCGATCCCCAATGAGTCTGTGCTTGTCAGCGACCGGAGATTCAATATCTTTTTTATCCAGCCTGTTAATAATGGATTGTGGGCGCCGCCGCCGCTCACGTACACAACAAACTCCTGTTTGCCAATTGCTTTCTGTATGCACTCGCAAACGGTCTCCGCCGTGAATCGTGTCAGCGTTGCCAGCAGATCAAATACCGACAGCGCCTGAGTGTTGGACCGCTCCTGCGCCTGACGTACATAGTCAAGATTAAATAACTCAGGACCGATCGTTTTAGGAAGAGGAAGATCGAAGAACGAATCGGACTTTAATTCTTTGAGGAGCGTCATGTTCACCTTGCCTTCCAAAGCATACTTTGCATTCCTGTCATAGTAGCGATCAGGATAGTAGTGACGGACGGTCTGGTCCATCAACGTGTTGCCCGGTCCGGTGTCTGTTACAAAAACATTCTTTGCATTCTTTCCGGCAGGCAGGCAGGTAAAGTTTGCAATGCCTCCGATGTTCAGAAGTATGCGGTTCTCTTTCTTGTCTGCCATTAAAAGATAATCACCATAAACCGCCAGGGGCGCACCTTCCCCGCCGGCAGCAATATGCTTCTGACGAAAGTCGCTGATGGTGATGATCCCTGTTGTGCGGGCAATGTGATCTCCATCTCCAATCTGAAAGGTCGAATTGATAGGATCTTCCGGATGCAGAAACGCCGGAGCATGCATGACCGTCTGACCATGCGAAGCGATCGCATCAATTTTATTTGTGCTGATCTTCCATTTCTTAAGACAATCAAGAACCATTTTACCATGAAGCCTTCCGATCCATGGATTAAGATTGGACAATTTCACAAAGTTGACCTGCTTCTTTGCGAAGACTTCACTGATCCTGTCCTTGATCTCAGGGGAATATGAGACGGTTTCAAACTTCTTCAATACAAGCTTCGTGCTGGTACCATGACCGGTGAGCTGACAAAGAGCAACATCAAGTCCATCCATGGAAGTGCCTGACATGAGGCCGATAATAAGCCTTGATTTCTTTCGGGCACTCTGACTGAGTCTGCTGATGCTTGAATTCATAGAGAATACCAAAAATAGTCAACAGAAGTCAATATCTTTTGGCCCTTCGGGACAGTCTAAAAATCATAACTTTAGGCGATGGATTTCAGAACAGAGCTTACGCCGAAGCATTCACGTAAAATCAATTTAAAGGACCCGATCCTTACACTGGGTTCCTGCTTTTCACAATCCATCGGAAAGAAGTTCACAGATTTCAAATTCCAGACCAGCATCAATCCGTTTGGAACAACCTATCATCCTTACGCGATCCATAAGCTGCTGTCGCTGGCCGCGAAACAAAAGAGTCCTGACCAGGATACATTTCTGGTCAATAACGACACACATTATAATTACGACTTTCATTCAGCCATCCATGGAACGTCGCTACCATCGTTAAAAGAGAATATCCATAGCATCATAACATCCGCTCATCAATATCTGAAGAGCTGCAGTGTTATCATCCTCACCTACGGGACTGCCTGGAGCTATAAACGTACTGACAATGGAAATCCGGTGGCAAACTGTCATAAGATGCCATCGCATTTGTTCAACAAAGAACTGATTGATTCCAATGATATCTGCATCTCTTTCAAAGAGACCTATGAAATCCTCAAGAACATCAATCCTTCTTTGCGGATCATTCTTACCGTAAGTCCGGTTCGTCATGTGAACGACACGCTTGAACTGAACAGCGTGAGCAAATCAATACTGAGAGTGGCATGTCACAGGCTTTCAACAGAAAACCGGGATGTAGAATACTTTCCGGCCTTTGAGATCATGATGGACGACCTGCGTGATTATCGTTTTTATAAAAGCGATCTGATCCATCCAACCGAAACAGCAGAGAATTATATCTGGGAGAAATTCATTGAATCCTATTTTGATGAACCGACGAAGAATTTCCTGGATCAATGGAGTCAGATACAAAAGGCAATTCACCACCGGCCCTTCCTCCCTGCCGGCTCTGCTCATCAAAAATTCCTGCATCAGACTCTTTCCAAACTTGAAGAACTAAAACTCTTTACAAATGTTGATGTTGAAATATCCCATTTGAAATCACAGATCACTTCATAACACTTCTCATTTAAGTATCAATGTCCAATCGTCTTATACATTCCACCAGCCCTTACCTTCTTCAGCATGCTCATAATCCGGTCGACTGGTTTGAATGGGGAAAAGAAGCATTGGAGAAAGCGAAGAAGGAAGACAAGCCCATTCTTGTCAGTATTGGCTATTCATCCTGTCACTGGTGTCATGTGATGGAGCGGGAGTCATTTGAGAACAATGATATAGCCGGCATCATGAACGAACACTTTGTTTGCATCAAGGTAGATCGCGAAGAGAGACCCGACATTGATCAGATCTATATGGATGCTGTTCAGGCGATGCAACAGCAAGGCGGGTGGCCACTGAATGTATTCCTTACCCCTGATCAGAACCCGTTTTATGGAGGCACCTATTTTCCTCCACAGAACTGGACTCAGCTATTAACACAGATCTACAAGACCTTTGAAGTCAAGCGCGATCAGATCAACGAGTCATCAGAAGATCTGCGGAATCATTTACAAAGAAGTGACCTTTCAAGATTCGCCCAGGAACCGGGACTGGAAAAGTTCACAAAGGAAAGTCTTGAGAACATGTATAAAGTCCTTGCATCAAGATTCGATGCTACGTGGGGAGGAATGGAAAAGTCACCGAAGTTTGTAATGCCCACCCTCTGGCTTTTCCTGTTGCGATATTATAAGATGACCGGAAATGCTGAAGCCCTCCACATGGTGAGCTTCACCTTGAAGAAAATGAATATGGGCGGACTTTACGATCAGCTTGGCGGCGGCTTCTCACGCTACTCTGTCGATGGTGAATGGTTTGCTCCCCACTTTGAGAAAATGCTGTATGATAATGGGCAACTGGTAAGTCTTTACGCGGAAGCTTACTCCATTACAAAAGATGAATTGTTCAGGGATACTGTTTATGAAACGGTAGGATGGCTAAAGAGAGAGATGATGCATTCAGAAGGCGGATTCTATTCAGCGCTGGATGCCGACAGTGAAGGTGTCGAAGGGAAATTCTACACCTGGACATATGAAGAGCTGACAAAGGCGCTGGGAAAAGATCTTGCTGCGGCGGCAGATTATTTCAATGCGCATGAAGAAGGCAATTGGGAACATGGAATGAATATTTTACTTCGTCCCGATGATCTTTCTGTTCCGGAGGAAATAAAAAAGATAAAAGAGAAGCTGTTATCAGTAAGAGCAACGAGGATCAGACCTGGACTCGACGATAAAATACTGACCGGCTGGAATGCCATGATGATCCAGGGACTGGTGGATGCCTATAAGGCGTTTGGTGATGAGTCATTCCTGGCACTCGCATTGAAGAATATCGGTTTCATTGAGGCTAATCTTATGGAAGGCGACCGGATCTTCAGAGCCTTTAAGAACAAGCGTTCAGAAACGGAAGGGTTTCTGGAAGACTATGCGTTTCTCATTCAGGCATATATTTCACTTTACCAGGTGACCTTTGATGAACAATGGTTGAAGAAGGCAGAGGCAAGCACGCAGTACGCCCTGAAAAATTTCTATGATGCCGAGGAAGGATATTTCTGGTTCTCTTCA includes these proteins:
- a CDS encoding alpha/beta hydrolase gives rise to the protein MKKTISFLLCLMISGMLAAQSGVPYGNSKDGKFANVNGIKLYYEVYGSGPPLVLLHGNGGSIGSRANMLKSLSDKYKVIAIDSRCHGKSGCSKELNYEMMASDVNELMGQLKIDSAYIWGHSDGGIIGLIMGYTYPARVKRLVASGANIFPDRTALEPVLVDFMKKYPSIPDTLMRKHIKLMVDNPHIDYAQLKKIKAPVMIVSGDRDAVLLEHSISIFRAIPNSNLCVLPASTHFVGEEKPNLMVYWLNEFFFKNFTKPSTVEWAIKTAKQMGLDK
- a CDS encoding helix-turn-helix transcriptional regulator; the encoded protein is MQIELFPSNRKDLSQLIETYYCVRSPEPIDASTVPNGRPDGSILLEGQLEWYFPDKGTFELLPPCTLYPATTNGGRARTDGPTVCLAIKFFPKLFTLNGLNTAMIKGPIGFQDIFSSQERVDKLLRDLKAQTSHDAHAVILDDYFIECLLTADTDAWLTEVFRLVEKDDTAPLKIESIADHLGINIKTLERKFKKATGLSPKEFISFTQLQKTLHEIIKEPAVHGKFTASLGAGYHDQSHFIKTCQRITGHTPKKLMSQLVSKKSDLLIHPKTKS
- the xth gene encoding exodeoxyribonuclease III encodes the protein MLLHFVSWNVNGIRAIMKKEFLNSVKAMKPDILCLQETKASEEDTLEALEALKGYHVFVNSSKARKGYSGTAILTKEEPVNVTYDMGMGEFDEEGRVITAEFTNYFLVTVYTTNSGDGLARLDYRERWDAEFMTYMTWLRKRKPVIACGDFNVAHAAIDLARPKENYNKSAGYTQKEIDGFTRLLDSGVVDTYRHFYPKEIKYTYWSFVIDGRNKNIGWRIDHFLVDHRVMPAVKDAVIYDQYHGSDHCPVGLKIDL
- the nagB gene encoding glucosamine-6-phosphate deaminase, producing the protein MLSDHSVEKVPVKIFGTSEDASVFVAKEIATLIKQRQREKKNVVLGLATGSTPTRVYEELVKLHQGGLSFYNVITFNLDEYFPMQPDSLQSYVRFMREHLFDHVDIPKKNINIPDGTISKDKVAAFCKAYDKKIESLGGIDIQILGIGRTGHIGFNEPGSSERSATRMITLDQVTRMDAASDFFGEENVPKNALTMGVGTILKSRQIIMMAWGEGKAPIVQKAVEGPLTDQVPSTYLQKHSNVLVVLDEAASSHLTKVNTPWLLDSCDWNDELIRKAVVWLCQKVKLPILKLTNHDYAEHGMADLITEYGSAYNVNIKVFNHLQHTITGWPGGKPKADDTNRPERARPFPKKVIIFSPHPDDDVISMGGTFIRLVDQGHKVHVAYQTSGNIAVFDDDAVRFADFVRDFNEAFGLKKSDGEKFYKKTLDSIRKKKPGMVDTPEVMTIKGLIRRGEAKAGCRYTGIPDSQAHFLDMPFYETGTVKKKPLSEADIRIIVDLIEEIKPHQIYAAGDLSDPHGTHRVCLAAIFEALRRLKKKTWMKDCYVWLYRGAWQEWDIDQIEMAIPLSPDELMRKRRAVFKHQSQKDSAVFPGNDKREFWVRAEDRNHATAAAYNALGLAEYEAMEAFVRYRF
- a CDS encoding anhydro-N-acetylmuramic acid kinase, with the protein product MNSSISRLSQSARKKSRLIIGLMSGTSMDGLDVALCQLTGHGTSTKLVLKKFETVSYSPEIKDRISEVFAKKQVNFVKLSNLNPWIGRLHGKMVLDCLKKWKISTNKIDAIASHGQTVMHAPAFLHPEDPINSTFQIGDGDHIARTTGIITISDFRQKHIAAGGEGAPLAVYGDYLLMADKKENRILLNIGGIANFTCLPAGKNAKNVFVTDTGPGNTLMDQTVRHYYPDRYYDRNAKYALEGKVNMTLLKELKSDSFFDLPLPKTIGPELFNLDYVRQAQERSNTQALSVFDLLATLTRFTAETVCECIQKAIGKQEFVVYVSGGGAHNPLLTGWIKKILNLRSLTSTDSLGIDGDAKEAILFAVLANETLAGKRIDFGARAKVPSVHLGKISFPD
- a CDS encoding GSCFA domain-containing protein — protein: MDFRTELTPKHSRKINLKDPILTLGSCFSQSIGKKFTDFKFQTSINPFGTTYHPYAIHKLLSLAAKQKSPDQDTFLVNNDTHYNYDFHSAIHGTSLPSLKENIHSIITSAHQYLKSCSVIILTYGTAWSYKRTDNGNPVANCHKMPSHLFNKELIDSNDICISFKETYEILKNINPSLRIILTVSPVRHVNDTLELNSVSKSILRVACHRLSTENRDVEYFPAFEIMMDDLRDYRFYKSDLIHPTETAENYIWEKFIESYFDEPTKNFLDQWSQIQKAIHHRPFLPAGSAHQKFLHQTLSKLEELKLFTNVDVEISHLKSQITS
- a CDS encoding thioredoxin domain-containing protein; amino-acid sequence: MSNRLIHSTSPYLLQHAHNPVDWFEWGKEALEKAKKEDKPILVSIGYSSCHWCHVMERESFENNDIAGIMNEHFVCIKVDREERPDIDQIYMDAVQAMQQQGGWPLNVFLTPDQNPFYGGTYFPPQNWTQLLTQIYKTFEVKRDQINESSEDLRNHLQRSDLSRFAQEPGLEKFTKESLENMYKVLASRFDATWGGMEKSPKFVMPTLWLFLLRYYKMTGNAEALHMVSFTLKKMNMGGLYDQLGGGFSRYSVDGEWFAPHFEKMLYDNGQLVSLYAEAYSITKDELFRDTVYETVGWLKREMMHSEGGFYSALDADSEGVEGKFYTWTYEELTKALGKDLAAAADYFNAHEEGNWEHGMNILLRPDDLSVPEEIKKIKEKLLSVRATRIRPGLDDKILTGWNAMMIQGLVDAYKAFGDESFLALALKNIGFIEANLMEGDRIFRAFKNKRSETEGFLEDYAFLIQAYISLYQVTFDEQWLKKAEASTQYALKNFYDAEEGYFWFSSVKAEKLIAQKKEIFDNVIPSANSVMARNLFHLGILLDNESWKKMATDMTSRLASLIESEPGYSSNWGILFSQITAKTAEIVIVGKKASEIRKELHKHYLPFALTLGTESSSALPLFEGRGQTDGRTKIYVCRNKVCQLPVETINEALAQL